Below is a genomic region from Ammonifex degensii KC4.
TCCGGGTTAGCCAAAGTGGAAACGTCCCCCAGGACCTTGCCTTCCGCTATGGCCCGCAAAAGCCGCCGCATGATCTTGCCGCTACGGGTTTTGGGCAACTCCGCCGTGAAGTAAACGGCGTCGGGACGGGCAATAGCACCTATCTTGGCCGTTACGTGGGCCTTGAGTTCCTCCTCCATCGCCTGCCAGCTGCGCTTTCCACTCTTTATCTCGGCAAATACCTCATCCTTCAGAGTGACAAAGGCCACTACCGCCTGTCCTTTTATCTCGTGTGCCTTGCCGATCACCGCCGCCTCCGCCACCGCCGGGTGCTCCACCAGGGCGCTTTCCAGCTCCATGGTACTCAGCCGGTGTCCTGCCACGTTGATGACGTCGTCCACTCGGCCCAGGATCCAGAAGTAATGGTGGCTGTCCTTGCGCGCCCCGTCGCCGGAGAAGTAGTACCACTTGCCCGGAAACCTGCCCCAGTACTCCTTGACGTAGCGCTCCTCATCCCCGTAGACCGTGCGCATCATCGCTGGCCAGGGCTCCTTTATCACCAGCAGGCCCTCCTCCCCCGGCGGCAAGGGATTCCCCTCTTTATCCACCACGTCCACCTTGAGCCCGGGTAGGGGCACGGTGGCCGAGCCCGGCTTGAGGGGGGTGATGCCGGGCAGAGCGGCGATGATGTGCATACCCGTCTCCGTCTGCCACCAGGTATCGACTATGGGGCACTTGCCCCGGCCCACATACTGATAAAACCAGAGCCAGGCTTCTGGGTTGATGGGTTCACCCACGGTACCCAGAAGACGCAGGCTGGAAAGATCGTAGCCGTCCAGCCATTGCTCTCCCCAGCGCATGAAGGCCCTTATGGCCGTGGGAGCCGTGTAGAAAATGGTGACCCCGTACCGGTCGATGATCTGCCAGAAGCGGTCGGGGCGGGGCCAGTCGGGAGCTCCCTCGTAAAGGAGTACCGTAGCCCCGTTGGCCAGGGGGCCATAGACCAGGTAGCTGTGACCGGTGATCCAGCCGCAGTCCGCCGTGCACCAGTAGACGTCCTCTTCCTTGAGGTCAAAGGTCATGTGCAGGGTGGCCGTAACTCCTACTAAGTAGCCGCCCGTGGTGTGGACTATGCCCTTGGGCTTTCCCGTAGTGCCACTGGTGTAAAGGAGGAAGAGCATATCCTCGCTATCGACCTCTTCCGGCGAGCAGGGGGACTCTTCTGCCACCAGCTCGTGGTACCAGCACTCCCTTTGAGGATCGAGTTCCAGCTCCTGTCCTATCCGCTTCACTACCACAACCTTCTCCACCGAAGGGGCCTCTTCCAGGGCCAGCCTGGCATTTCGGAGTAAAGGTACTATTTTCCCCCGGCGCCAGCCGCCGTCGGCGGTGATGAGCACTTTAGCCCCGGCGTCGTTTATCCGGTCGCGCAGAGCCTCGGCGCTGAAGCCCCCGAAAA
It encodes:
- the acs gene encoding acetate--CoA ligase, which gives rise to MARQKEAVLPEEQIFYPPERFARQANVKSREIYAKAQASPELFWALQAERLDWFRKWDKVLEWDPPFARWFVNAKLNACYNCVDRHLKTWRRNKAALIFEGEPGDTRVLTYWDLYREVGRLASALRKLGVEKGDRVAIYLPMIPELPIAMLACARIGAPHLVVFGGFSAEALRDRINDAGAKVLITADGGWRRGKIVPLLRNARLALEEAPSVEKVVVVKRIGQELELDPQRECWYHELVAEESPCSPEEVDSEDMLFLLYTSGTTGKPKGIVHTTGGYLVGVTATLHMTFDLKEEDVYWCTADCGWITGHSYLVYGPLANGATVLLYEGAPDWPRPDRFWQIIDRYGVTIFYTAPTAIRAFMRWGEQWLDGYDLSSLRLLGTVGEPINPEAWLWFYQYVGRGKCPIVDTWWQTETGMHIIAALPGITPLKPGSATVPLPGLKVDVVDKEGNPLPPGEEGLLVIKEPWPAMMRTVYGDEERYVKEYWGRFPGKWYYFSGDGARKDSHHYFWILGRVDDVINVAGHRLSTMELESALVEHPAVAEAAVIGKAHEIKGQAVVAFVTLKDEVFAEIKSGKRSWQAMEEELKAHVTAKIGAIARPDAVYFTAELPKTRSGKIMRRLLRAIAEGKVLGDVSTLANPEVIAELKRRYGDQEV